The Paucidesulfovibrio gracilis DSM 16080 genome includes the window GTACTTGCAGCAATCAGCGCCGCGCTTAAGGCAATTTCCGGTAGCTTGATTCTCACTTCTTTTCTCTTTTTTGTACTGGTCATACGTATAGTTGGCTGCGCCACTCAAATAGCCAGACCAAGACGCAGGTGGCGGCCCTGGGTCAAATGCCCCCGAAGCAAAGTCCGCTGCTGCCTTTGACGCCGCCGCCAACTTATCCGGGTGCTGCATGGCAGCCGCAGCCATGGCCGGTGTTGCTGTGGTGCCGACTGCCGCGGCAATGGGCAACGCTCCGGCTCCCAAGGCAATCGCCGTATATTTTTGCAAATCGCTGTTGGTCGTAAAGGCATCCGCCGTCTTGCTCAATGCCTCTCCAGCGCCTTTTCTCCCTTTGGTAACGGCCTCACCGATGCCCGCAGGAGCCTTGTCCCACAATTCTCCGAGTCCGGCCCCGATTCTTTTCATTCCTCCCCAAAACTCACCTTCCAGCCCCCAAGGGTCAACCCCATTGACCGGATCGTCAAGACAGTATCCGTACCAGTCCGGATCGCCGCCCGCCGCGCCCATGGGGTCTTGGGCAGTGAACCGGCCGGTGTCCGGGTCGTAATCACGCCAACCAAAGCGAACAAGGCCGGTGTCCGGGTCGTGCAGGCCGCCCGCGAACCCGAAAGGGGAGCATAGGCAGGGGTTGCCGTCGTGCAGCACGTTGCCGAAGGCATCATACAAGATTTCTTTTACCATGCCTTCGGTCGAAAGTTCAACCACTCGTACACTGCCGACTTGATCCGTATAGAAATACATTACAAAGGGTTGCCCTCGACGTTGCGACGCCAGCCCCAGAGGTCGAGCAGTACGGTCATAGATAACGTCCAGCCACTGTCCGTCCGCCATATCCACATGCGACCAAGCCGCCAGATGTGCGCGGTCATGCCAACGAAACCGTTCAACCGGCATGCCGTCCACGTATTTTCCGGTACGCAGCCCCTGCCTGTCGTGCGAATACTCCACGACGCGCCCGTCCGAAAGTTCCACGGCCAGGAGACGATAGTCAGGGGCATAGTGATAGCGCGTCTCGCCGTGCAGCGTTACCCGCCGACTGCGGAAACCACGGCTATCATGCGCGTACTGCGCCTCACCCGCCTGAAGCAGGCGATTATCCGCACCGTAACGAAACACGCGATCCCTCTGGCCTCGTAAGGGAACATAATCCTCAGCTCGTCGGCCGTTGCTGTCATAGATATAGCGTTCCACTCCGGAGCCGTCACGGCGAACCTCAGCCAGCCGACCGGCTGCATCGTAACAGTATTCCCAACGGACCGAACAGCTATTCACGGTCTCATTCTTTACACGTACCCGACCTTGTCTGCCGTGCTCCAGGTGCAGGGTGTACTTTCCATTCATTCGTCTTCTCCCTCTATTGTACGGTTGCCCGACGTGAAGTACGCCGGGATTCCCGACAGTCTACCCCTGTTTTTTTTGCGGGATAAAATGGGAAAGAAAAAGAAGAATAAAAGGAAGAAGTTCCTCCCTTGACAAGGGGGAGCTATTCGCCCTCTGAAAAAGCCAGCGAGACGAGCCGGTAGAGACTAAACCAAGAAGTAAAAGCAGATGATTGGAAGCTTGTTCCCGGATGAAAAAACAGGAAAGGATTGAAGCAGCGGCCCATATTGCCGTTTTTTAGGAGGGGTGCAGCCTGCCGCCGCAGGTCATCAGGCGGGAGCGAGTCGCTGGGGATGGGTTTGCTCCAACTGGACGCGCATGGCCTGTTCCGCACGCAGACCTTCCGCAGCCAGCGGCACGCGAACGGGCGAAATGGGACGCCGCGTTTCGTCATAGGCCACATTTACCAGCGGGGACAGGGGATGCTCCGGATCATGCCGCCAGACCATGCCGTAGCGGCCGTCCGAGATCCGGACCATGGAACCCGGCGGAAACACACCGGCAAA containing:
- a CDS encoding RHS repeat domain-containing protein; its protein translation is MNGKYTLHLEHGRQGRVRVKNETVNSCSVRWEYCYDAAGRLAEVRRDGSGVERYIYDSNGRRAEDYVPLRGQRDRVFRYGADNRLLQAGEAQYAHDSRGFRSRRVTLHGETRYHYAPDYRLLAVELSDGRVVEYSHDRQGLRTGKYVDGMPVERFRWHDRAHLAAWSHVDMADGQWLDVIYDRTARPLGLASQRRGQPFVMYFYTDQVGSVRVVELSTEGMVKEILYDAFGNVLHDGNPCLCSPFGFAGGLHDPDTGLVRFGWRDYDPDTGRFTAQDPMGAAGGDPDWYGYCLDDPVNGVDPWGLEGEFWGGMKRIGAGLGELWDKAPAGIGEAVTKGRKGAGEALSKTADAFTTNSDLQKYTAIALGAGALPIAAAVGTTATPAMAAAAMQHPDKLAAASKAAADFASGAFDPGPPPASWSGYLSGAANYTYDQYKKEKRSENQATGNCLKRGADCCKYCESHFRRRLL